A window of the Dryobates pubescens isolate bDryPub1 chromosome 36, bDryPub1.pri, whole genome shotgun sequence genome harbors these coding sequences:
- the AGPAT1 gene encoding 1-acyl-sn-glycerol-3-phosphate acyltransferase alpha produces MEVVLLHGLLLLLPLALLLYCCSATVQYFCKVAFFNCWIVTLATLLSPLAAFRGRSVENMKLLRAALLPLKHIYGIKMQVRGSEHLNIKEPFVMVCNHQASLDLLGMVEVIPERCVPMAKKELLYLGTVGWACWLSGIIFIDRRRRAEAIEVISRTARTMLRDNLRILIFPEGTRNQQRSMLPFKRGAFHLAVQAQVPIFPMVISPYWDFFSSKEKRFTSGTCSIQILPRVETQGLTPKDVPQLAERVWQAMADVLAQMAAALYSAKQREDASPLAHH; encoded by the exons ATGGAGGTGGTCCTGCTCCacgggctgctgctcctcctccccttggccctgctgctttactgctgcagtgccactgtccaGTACTTCTGCAAGGTGGCCTTCTTCAACTGCTGGATTGTCACCTTGGCCACCCTCCTGTCCCCCCTGGCGGCCTTCCGGGGGCGTTCTGTGGAGAACATGAA GCTGCTGCGTGCTGCGCTCCTGCCCCTCAAACACATCTATGGCATCAAGATGCAGgtgaggggctctgagcacctgAACATCAAGGAGCCCTTTGTGATGGTTTGCAACCACCAGGCTTCCCTTGACCTCCTGG GCATGGTGGAGGTGATTCCCGAGCGCTGCGTGCCCATGGCCAAGAAGGAGCTGCTCTACCTGGGCACGGTGGGCTGGGCCTGCTGGCTCAGCGGCATCATCTTCATCGACCGCCGCCGCAGGGCAGAGGCCATCGAAGTCATTTCCCGGACGGCCAGGACCATGCTGCGGGACAAC CTCCGGATCTTGATTTTCCCTGAAGGCACCAGGAACCAGCAGAGGTCCATGCTGCCCTTCAAGCGTGGGGCTTTCCACCTGGCCGTGCAGGCTCAG gttcCCATTTTCCCCATGGTCATCTCCCCATACTGGGACTTCTTCAGCTCGAAGGAGAAGAGATTCACCTCTG gGACCTGCAGCATCCAGATCCTCCCCAGGGTAGAAACCCAGGGCCTGACCCCAAAGGATGTGccccagctggcagagagggTCTGGCAGGCCATGGCTGACGTCCTCGCCCAGATGGCCGCGG ctctttATTCAGCAAAGCAAAGGGAAGATGCATCCCCTCTGGCACATCACTGA